The Leadbetterella byssophila DSM 17132 DNA window CACTCAACAGTTTTGATGAATTTGATAGAGTGAAGAAGATAAGTGGAAAAGCGCCGGCCATACTTGGTATGGATTTCATGCATCACGGTAGAGGCTATACCCAATGGTTCAATGAGGACCAAATCCTTCTAGATGCTGAAAAACATAAGGAGCAAAATGGAATTACCACGTTCATGTGGCATTGGAGAGATCCCTCCAGAAAGACGGAATCCTTCTATACTTCAGAAACCAATTTTGACCTATCCTTACTCCAAAACCCACAATCAGAGGAGTATGAATCTATCATCAAGGATATAGACTATATAGCATCATTTTTAAAGAGAATACCGCATATTCCTATACTGTGGCGCCCACTTCATGAGGCTTCCGGTACCTGGTTTTGGTGGGGTGCCAAAGGTCCCCAAGCATATAAAGTACTTTATCGATTGATGTTTGAACGCCTAGTTCATCATCACCAAATCAATAACCTGATCTGGGTTTGGACGGCAGAAAAGAATGACATTCTTTGGTACCCGGGAGATGATGTGGTGGATATCATTGGCACAGATATCTATAATGGAAGTATGGACGAGGCCTTTGTCAGCTTACAATCCAGGTATCCGGATAAAATCATCTCCCTTTCAGAATGTGGCACCCTGCCAGACTTAAATAAGAGCAAATGGTCATGGTTCATGTGCTGGTATGGAGATTTTGTACTAAATAATTCAGCTCTTTGGACCTCAATCCTGCATCACCCTGAGGTCATCACCTTAGATAAAATGCCTAAACTATGAAAAAATCATTCCTTTTTCTTTGCCTCCTCACCACATTTTCAGCATTCGCTCAGCCTTCCCGACTCCTAGCGGGCAAAGGAAATGTATACTTAGAAAATGGAAAACCAGCCCAACTCCGAGGAATAAGTTTCTCGTGGAGCATTTGGGGAGGTGCTAAATACTATAATCCAAATGTTGTAGATCATTTGATTGATGACTTTAAAGCTAAAGTGCTTAGGGTTTCTATGGCTGTAGAGCCGGATCAAGGCTATCTTAAAGATCCAGAATTACAATGGACACGTATCATCCCCGTGGTGGAAAGATGTCTGGAAAGAGGAGTATATGTTATAATGGACTGGCACGATCATCATGCCGACAAGAATGTGGAAACTGCTAAGGAATTCTTCGAGAAGTTCTCAAAAAGGTACTCCCACTCGCCCTTCATCGTCTATGAAATATGGAATGAACCGGAAAGGATTGATTGGTCAATTATAAAGAAATACGCAGAAGAAGTCATTCCCGTAATCCGAAAGAATGACCCTTATAATCTGATCGTAGTAGGTTCTTCCACCTGGGATCAGGACATAGATATAGTAGCTAAGGACCCATTACTTGGATTTCACAATATCGCATATTCTTTCCATTTTTATGCCTCAGAACCACATCACCAGGAGCCCCTAAGAAAACGGGCCACAGAGGCTATAGAAAGCGGGCTGCCGGTATTCGTTACAGAATGGGGAGTAGGTGAAGCAAATGGTGACGGAGCCTTTGATCTAGAAAAGAACAAAGCCTGGATGGACTGGATGGAGAAGTATCAGTTGAGCTGGGCCAACTGGAACGTAACGGATAAAAAAGAAACCACTGCCCTATTACTTCCAGGCGCCCCTGCTAATGGCAAATGGAGGAACAAACATCTCAGCCCTTCCGGGAAATATATAAGAGAAGTTTTAAGGAAGCATGCAAAGTAAAAGCTCCCCTTTTCAGGAGAGCTTCACATTAGAATTTAACTGCGATTCCTGCGGTATATCCCAGGAATGGCTTATCCGTGTTTGAAAAAACACGTCTATCCGGGAATTTTGTGCTTAACTCGATATCTTCAAAGCAATAGTTGATTGAAGGACCACCAAATACTTCAACTCTGTTCGCTAAAGTGATAGAAGGCAATACCTTAAAAGAAGACTTTTGGAAATAATCATCATCAAACTTACTGATCATTAAGTGGGTTGCTTCCGCCTTTAATCTGAAGTTACCTTTTCTCCAAAGTACTGCACCAAGACCTGCTTCAGCTGCATAATAATCATTGAAGGTATAACCTACCCCTACAATTCCATACAATACTCTACCTCCTGATCGGAATCCTAGGATTAGGGTACCGGTTTCATCATAACTTACTCCGAGAGACTTCTCCCCATTCTTTACGATGTTGATGATTCCGATAGGATAATCACTGCTATCTGCAACATTCATGAAACCTGAGATCTGAACGCCTTTCACTTTGCCGCCCACATTCAGGAATCCGGCGATTTGAGTATTAGCTGATGAAGCAGTGTTCAGGAAGCCAGCTATCTGAACAGCATCTGAATTTTGAGTCACATTGGTAAATCCGGCTACCTGTACCTTTGAACTTTCAGATAAATTATTGAATCCAGAAATCTGCACACCGCCCTTTTTAGCGTAAGAACTAAATCCTGCTATTTGAGCACCTTTGATTTCCTGTCCAACATGGCTATGTACTCCTGCTATATGTAAACCTCCTGCATTCTCACGAATGATGCCTGCTACAGAGGATAAACTAAAATATTTTTCACATTTAGATACACCGGCAATCACATTGAAAGAGGCTCCGTTAGTGTAGGTATGCGCTAAAGAGCCATTAGTGCTTAATGGAGGGAAAAAACCAAATTGGAAAGCCTTTTCTTGTGCCGAAACCGTGGTAGTAAATAATGTAAGAAGGATAACTTTGAAATAGTTTTTCATTTTTTTATGTGTTTAAATCGTATTCCCAATTTTGGGGGTTTGATTTAAAGACAACTCATCTCCTTCTTACCCTAAAAAAATTTCAACTTTTTTTTCGGAAGTACCAGGCAAGGCCTGCTTGAGCTCCCCAAGTATGCTTATCCGGCTCCAAAGTAAATGAAGGACCAGCCATAATTTGAAGTGGAAAATGAGCGGGGTAAGTTAACATAAATTGAAACCTATGATAACTTGGATCCTCCTCTTTTACAGACATGTAATGAACATATTCCAATAATGAGGTGACTTGCTTTCCAATGGTCAACTCTCTACCTAATCCCACTCCAGGCCAGATATGCTCAGTCTTCCATTCCTTTCCTAGTGTGAGTATAGTGTATAATTTCTTATTACCGGTTTTTAAGGAAGCATTCCAAACTAAAAACTCCGAAGTTCCCAGAGAGAAATTAGCATTTCCATTCCCTATAAGATTAAGGAGGCCAATACTATATCCACTTGAACGCTTGGCTCGGTTTACCATCCCTATCTGTACCCCTCGCAGCTCCTTGGTTTGGTTATAAAAACCTGCAACCTGCACCCCCTCTAAGGAATTGCTTACAATATTCATAAATCCAGCCATCTGAAGTCCAGCAAAGTCAGTTGAATGATTGAAAAAACCAGCAGCTTGAAATCCTTTGAGATCATTAGCTTTATTGAATAAGCCGGATAACTGAGCACCTTTGCCTGAACTTTGATTACCTATACCTGCGGCTTGCACACCCTTGATTCCTCCGTGCACATAGTTATACGCTCCGCTGAACTGCCCCCCTTTCATCTCCCCTTCTACGAGATTGAATAGGCCTGCAGCCTGAACATACCTCACATCTCCTCTAGTGATATTAAATGCCCCGGAAAGCTCTACACCTTCTGTGCCGGAGGTGTATCCACCCGTAGTATTCAAAGACACTTTATTGATGGACTTGGTAGCCATTCTTCCCTGTGTACCCACACCAGGGAACAGGGACAGTTGGTAAGGCGTATTGACAAAGAAATGAGTAATGTTTCTGCTGTGAATTCTCAGCTTCTTAGACACAAACCATCTGCTTAAGAAGCTCCGTTCTATAGGATTATGCTGTATTCGTACCTCTTGTAAAAGATAATCCTTTGCCTGTAACCGAATATTTTCAGGATGGGAATTTGTAACCAAAATACTAGTATCCTTGTAACCCAATCTGCTAAAAGTTAGAGTAAAAGGTAAAATCTTTTCCTTCACCTTTAAACGATAAAGCCCTGACTCGTCTGTCAGGGTAACTAGGAGTAAATCTTTGGAATATACTGAAACGAAATCAACCGGCCCCGTATCATCTAGTACTTGGCCGGTTACATTTATATATTTCTCATAATTTGTGGGCAATATGACCAAATGTTCCCCGCTCTCTTTAAACTGAAACCGTTCCTGGAACAATGTATGCAGCACACTTCTAAGGGTTTGCTGATTTGCACGTACACTCACTATACTATCGAGCTTCAGCAATTTGGAATCGTATGAAAAATAGAAGCCGCCCTGTTTCTCCAATTCGGTAAGTACTGTTCTTAGGGGTTCCCGCTCTGCCTGTAAGCTGACTTTCCGATCTACATATTTCTGAGCGAATAATGTACCTGATAAAAGTATACCTAAAAAGGTGACTAGCCAATTCTTCATTTGATTACAAAGTACTCATCCCTATCCTCCACTCTTATAGATAAGGTTTTACTGATGATTTCCAAAATGTTTTCCAAAGACTGATCTTTAAACACCGTATTAATCCGTCTTTTTGCTACAGAGGAATTTTCTATACGGATTTCTCTTCCGTAGATCTCTTTTAATTTTTCTACCAATTCCTCTATCGTGGTCTCCCTGCATACCAAGGTCCCGGTTCTAAAATATTGGTGGAACTCATTCCTAGCCTTTGTCTTCTGCAAGGTTCCGGTAGTAAAAACGGCAGTCTCCCCTTTTTCTAGGAGCACATATTCCTCCTTCCACTGCACTCGAACTTTACCCGTTTCCACCACTACTTCTGTTTTCTGCTCATCCGTTTTTACATTAAAGGAAGTTCCTAGTACTGTTACCACTACCTCATTAGCCTGAATAACGAAGGGTTTATTAGGGTCAGGAGCCACTTCAAAGAAGGCTTCTCCTTTAAGATTTACGGCCCTTTTCTTCCCAAAATTATGGTTATAACTTATACTGGATAGTTTATTGAGAGTAATAACAGATCCGTCACTCAAGGTTTCTGTTTTCACTTCTGTTCCTGTCTCTAATGTATAAATTTCCTCCTTTTGATTTAGGAACCAAAAGGTTATTCCCCCTACTAGGATAAGAGAGGCCGCCACCCAAAACCATCTTCTATAAAGCTTCATAGGAGCGGGTTTCACCCTGCTTTGGAACCTGTTCCAAGCCTCATCAACCGAAACCTGGGAACGCGGTGTAGCAGCCCAGATCTTTTTCAATTCCAGGAAGTACCTACGATTCTCCTCAGAGTCTGAAATCCATGCTTCTGCTAACTGCATTTCTTCAGGAGTAGCTTCACCTACTAGTACCTTTGCTAATATCTCATCTCTATTCTCCATCACATTAAAATATAAAGCACCAGTGCCAAGAAATCCACCAGTTTGATTCTCAATAATCTCAAAGCCTTGCCCATTTCATTCTCCACGGTTTTAGGAGGCAATAGTAGCCGTTCAGCAATTTCACTGTATTTTAACTCTTCAAATCTGCTCAATTGAAAGATAGTTCTGCATCTTTCAGGTAATTCGTTCAGAGCTTTAATGAGTTGGCTTTGTAATTCCTTCGCTTCTACATCTTCGCTAACGGTATTTGGATGTTCTGCCCTTTCCATAGCATAATCTTGATAGGTTTGTCGGACCTTGAGGTGTTTTAAATGATTTAGACAGTCATTATGCACAGCCCTGTACAGATAAGAACTGAGAGAGCCCTCCACTTCTAAGGCTCTGTTTTTTTCCCATAATCTTACGAAAAGGTTTTGCACTACTTCCTCAGCCATTTCACCATCCTTCAGAATAGAGGTGGCATAGGCAAATAATCCTTTATAGTGGGTTTTAAATACAGTCTCGAATGCTTTTTCCATACTTGGCGTAAAAGTAAGGCATCTTTTGAACTCTGCCTCTATTATAATGACAACTAAAGAGCCATTTACCCTAAATATTTACTAATTTTATTTTCGGATAAAAACATATACACCATGAAAAAGATACTTTTATTTCTCGCCATGTCAGGAACGGCAGCTTATTCTCAAAACATACAATTACAGTGGAGTACAGACTCTACCTTATTAACTCCTGAGAGTGTATTGGCTACTTCAAAGGTTTTGTATGTAAGCCAAGTGGATGGCGCCGGATGGGATGCTGATGGCAAAGGGGGAATAGCCCTCGTAGACCATCAAGGGAAAATCCTCAACAGAGATTGGGTTACTGGACTACATGCACCGAAAGGAATGGCTATAATTGGGAATATCCTTTATGTAGCTGACCTAAAAGACCTCGTATCTATAGAGCTTTCTACTGGAAAAGTACTTAAAAGATTAAATATAGAAGAAGCCAAAGGATTGAATGATGTTAGTGCTGATCCTTCGGGGACTTTGTATATCTCAGATACTGCAGGAGGAAAGATTTGGAAAGTAAAAAATGACAAAGCAGAGGTTCTATTAGAGAACATGAAAGACGCCAATGGAGTAAAATGGCATAAAAACGTTCTCTATATCACTGCCAATAATGCTTTCTTAGCTTACAATCCCTCTACAAAAGATGTAAAAAAAATCTGTGAATTAGAAAAAGGGGGGGACGGAATAGAACCGTATAAAGATGGCTTCTTTGTTACCTCCTGGTTAGGTTATTTATACCACGTAGATAAGAACGGAAAGCGAGTAACTTTACGAGAAACTCATCAAACGAATAAATTCAAAACTGCTGATATAGGCCTATTGAAGGACATTCTTTATATACCTACCTTCTTTGGGAATACTGTTGAAGCTTGGAAAATAAAATAAGACCGGGAATAACCCCGGTCTTTTCTTTTATTGTAATCTTGCCCAGGTGCCTTCACTCACCCAGTTTCTGCCTGTCTCTACAGCTCCTTTGAATTGACCTCCGGTAAAGTAAGCATCCAGAGTTGAAGGATTAACGGCACCTTCAGTACTGGTTCCTATATACCCGTTCATGTACGATGGCTTGCTACCAGCTCCTACAGTTACTGCATTCTTGAAAAAGACACTTTGAACCAAAGAAGACAGAGAAGATTTAAAGGGATTAGGACCAAATAGGTCACTATTCGCAAAGATTAACTTATCCTTCAATGCATTATCCACGGTAATGTCATGCTGAATATCTACTCCGTGGTTAAATCCGTAAACCACGAAGTTATACATCTTGCCACCTGTACCCGCTCGTAATTTTAATCCAATGGTCTTGCCCTTGTCAGCATCTGTAGCAGCGTCCGGATTATCGTTTGTTTTTGCCTCAGTGGAGCCAACCAGAGTGATATTCGATAAGAGCGGAGAAGATAAAGGGCTAAGTGCATTATTATCTCCATTATTATCCGCTTCAATCCCTCTATCTGCTACGTCGTTACCCTGTATTCCTACCCAGTATTGGCCTTTACCTGACCAACCGTACGTCCAGTCAAAAAGATCATCCTGAGCACCCACCACCACGGCGTATTTTAGGTTCACTGTTCCTCCGAAAAACTCAATACCGTCATCTGCGCCTTTATATACGGCCAAGTATTCCAAGGTTGTTCCGTTCCCCACTCCTTCAAACGTGAATCCGTTATGTTCCTTAGAAGCATCCTGCTTCTTACCTGTATATTCTACTCTAACATATTTTAAAGTACCGGAATTATCATTCGGTTCATTTCCTCCATAAACCACTCCGGAACCCATCTCAGAAGGGGCTGTTCCTCCTTGTGGATTAATTGGAGCTTTACCGCAAAGGATGATTCCGCCCCAGTCTTGAGGTGCCGGCGTAGCAGCGTTTGATGTAAATACTATTGGCGCATTCGCTGTGCCTACTGCATGGATTTTAGAACCCGGCTCCACTAAAAGATAGGCCGTATTCGCAAAGTCTGTCTTGCTATTCGTAATAGCCTTTACTGTCACTCCTTCCTCTATGGTTAAGGTGGCTCCATTTGTTACATGGACTCCCCCGCGAAGGGTGTAAGTGTTTCCTTTTTTAAGCAGTGTATTCTTGGAGATGTCCCCTGAAATTTCCGTGCCGTTTGGTAGTTCTCCTTCCTTTGTGATGTCCTCTCCCTTTCCGGAATCTTTATCGCATGAGAAGTTCCAGGCCGCTAATAGGGCTAAGGCTAAAAATCTTAGTTGTTTCATAAAAGTTTTGTTTAAAATGAATATGTTAAACTGGTATTTACAGTAATTCCTCTTTGTATGTTCATGTATTCCACAGGACCGGTCTCAAATTCTTGTTGGTACTTCACTTGTGGATTTAGCAGATTGTTCACACCTACTTTTAAGGCCCAATTTGCGGTAAACGTATGGTTATAATTCAGATTCAGAGTTGGCACAGGCATCTCATAAATGTCTCCGGTCCCTTGTGCTCCTGCTATGAATAGTCGCTTACCAAAGACATTAAAATTGACCGCCAGACTAGCCTTAAAGGGTAACTTATAAATCACATCTGTATTAACCAGGTATGGAGATGCTCCAAATAGGGGTCTTTTAAAGTGGGTTGGATAGAATGGAACACCTTTATCTGAAAGTTTTTCCTTATCAAATTTGACTTGAGAGTACAAATAGGACACATTCAAGCCTAAGGTTATGGCATCCCAGGTCTTTCCTTGCCACACATTTCCCAAGTTCTTTTGGAACTCTAACTCTGCTCCTGCTACCAAAGCATGATCAGAATTCACAAATGAAAACATGGGTTCTGAACCGTTCAGTCTTACTAATTCAATGGGATCTACCAGTTGCTTACCGAATAAAGAGATGCCAATGAGCTCTCCCAGATGAGGAAATACATCATACCGCAAGTCAAGATTGTAATTCGATCCATTTCTTAATTGAGGGTTACCTTGGCGTTGTGCTGTTCCGGCGGATTCGTTGTAGCGGAAAGGAGCTGCTTCAGTAAATAATGGCCGAGAAATGGTTTTACTAGCGGCTACTAGGAAATGAGACTTCTCGGTGAATTGATATTTCAGTGTTAGGCTAGGCAAAAGGTCATTGCCTTCTATACTGGCATTTCTATAGGGTGCCTCAATAATGTCCCGGTCTAATTTATAATCCGTACTCTGCAAAGAACTTTCGAAACGGAGACCAGCCAGAAGTTGCCATTTATCAAGCCATTCCAACTTATAACTCACATATGGAGCATAAATCTCCATACTTGATCTGTACTTGTTCTGTTCATTTGGGACTTCTTTATATCTCCAGGATGTAGCAGACCCCACTCCTAGGGTCTTGGGAGATAAGATCTCGTCTAATTCATCCAGACTAAATAATTCACGGATGTTTTTGACATCAGCGTCTATTTGTCGTGCATCAAACTTTCTGTTTTTATATCTAACATCAAAACCGAAGTTAATCTCTCCTTTACTCGTATTCCAAAGAGCGTTCAAATGAGAGGCCATATCATGATCATTTAGGTCAGCAAAGAAGCGATTGACGTCAGTGATACCGTTGGGCGAGAATTGAAATTGAGGTCTTTCTCCTCCTCTACTTTCTACCATGATCTGAGTTCTATCAGGAATGCTACCTTTGGTAAAGGTATAACCCCAAGCTCCGGAAAGTGTCCATCTTTGATTCAGTTTATGATTCAGGCTATACTGTACGGTGTTTAAGGTATTTTGTACCAAAGTATTTCTTCTTCCATAGACAGGTCCCAAATCCCAGTTTTCACCGTAATTGTCCTGAATGCCGTCGCGAGAATCATTGACCATCAAACCGGTCAAAGACATACTGGTTTTAGAACTTCCCTTTAAATATACACTGAGTAAAAGAGAGGTATTGGTCTTATAGAAATAGTCTTCTGTGGTGTAATCGTAAATGGCATCTTTCTGAGCATTAAACCAGGCAGATTTTCCAGGTTGATAAACGTATTCGTTTCCGTGATTTAAACTAAGAAGATAGCCCAGGACTTTGCTGTTTTTAAGATGATATCTATTACCTGAAGCAAAAGTCAAACCTGTATTGAGTGGAGCCGTATAGGCCGAAGGGCTAAAGGGGGTTTTAAATCCGGGATCCTGATTATCCTCGTAGTAGGAATCGTAAGCTTTACTATTCTTCACCAGATCAGGGATAGCTCTATTTGATCTGGAAAATCCCAAATAATCCAGACCGGCCCGTGGTTTTCCTAGAAAGGTTTTCCCCGTGGACAAGGAATTATAACCCGCAGAGAGGGAGAGTTGAGAGAAAGCTTTATCGGGATAGTCTTTCGTGACGATGTCTATTGACCCTCCAGAGAAATCCCCGTATGAGCCGGGATGGTAAGACTTTAACACTTCAATATTCTTCACTATAGCCGTGGGAAAAATGTCTAAAGGGATAAGTTTTACGTCCGGATTTGTGGAGGGAATGGGTAAACCATTCAGGGTAGCATTATTGTATCTGTCGCCAAGCCCTCGAATAAAAAGAGACTTATCTCCCATGATACTCACCCCTGCCACCTTTTTCAGACCTTCGTTTACATTTCCTATTCCTTTAAGACTCATCTCCTCTGCTCCCATCTTTTGGAGAACCACAGAGCTGAGTTTTCTGTCCTGCAGTAGCGCATCTGTGGAAGTTTTGTCCGTTCTACCTTGTACTATGACCTCTTTCAGCAGGGCCTGATTCTCTTCTAATTTTATTTCAATAACCTTCTTTTCTCCGGATTTGAGTTCGATTTGGGAGATCAGCAATGGCTGATACCCTACGTAAGTTAGTTGCAATTGATAAATCCCTGCGGGCAGATTAGAAAAGGTAAAATTCCCTTCCATATCTGTCAGGGAGCCCATAGCTAGAGGTTCAAGTTTGACGCTAACTCCTATGAGAGCGTCCCCGCTAGTGGCGTCTTTGACTATCCCCTGAATAACTTGCCCTTTCAGACCTAGATGAATGCAGGAGAAAAGAATGCAGCAAATAACACTTCTATACATTTTGGAACTTCATATTTGCTGCAAAGCTAGAGACCTGGTATTACCTCAATTTTGTTCTAATGTTTTGAAATTGTTAAATAAAAATCGGGACTTTCGTCCCGATTTAAAAGCGAATCTTAGCTGCAATAGGCAAATGATCAGAAGGATATCTTTGATCTTTATGGTCAGTGAGGGAAGCGTACTTCAGTACCTCCATGGTTCCACTTACAAAAATATAATCTATTCTATTCTTTAAAGGTGCATCTAATTTGAAGCTATTAGCAGTCCCTACGGGACCGTAAGGAGGGGCTATAGAAGAAGTGTATGCGTCCTTTAAAAGTCCTGATATGGCTTTTATTTGATCTGTTTCAGGAAGAGAATTGAAATCTCCCGTTAAAATCACCGGAAATTTCCCAGCTATCTCTTGGATTTTGCTGATCATCAGTTGCCCTGACTCCCTCCTTGCCACAATACCTTGATGATCAAAATGCACATTAAAAAAGTAGAAAGTCTTCTTTGTTTTTAGGTCCTTGAATTTCCCCCAAGAGGCTATACGATTACAGCAAGTGGCATCCCACCCTTTACCGGGTTTATCCGGATCTTCGCTCAACCAGAAATCTCCGGAATCAAGTAATTTGAATCTTTTTTTTCGGTAAAAGATAGCCGAATGTTCACCGGCTTGCTTCCCATCATCCCTACCAGATCCGGTAAATGCATATTCTTTCAGTTCGGAGATATCGTTTAACTGATGGATAAATCCTTCCTGTGTTCCAAAAATATCAAACTCGTGATATTTGATCAACTCCTTGACCATCTCTTTTCGATTCGGCCAGGCGTTTGGTCCATCCTTTGGTGTATCCATCCTTAAAT harbors:
- a CDS encoding glycosyl hydrolase yields the protein MRMLILILLIFTSCKSISPPSEISSALVTPNPSREAQALIRFLREQYGKKVISGVMTLNSFDEFDRVKKISGKAPAILGMDFMHHGRGYTQWFNEDQILLDAEKHKEQNGITTFMWHWRDPSRKTESFYTSETNFDLSLLQNPQSEEYESIIKDIDYIASFLKRIPHIPILWRPLHEASGTWFWWGAKGPQAYKVLYRLMFERLVHHHQINNLIWVWTAEKNDILWYPGDDVVDIIGTDIYNGSMDEAFVSLQSRYPDKIISLSECGTLPDLNKSKWSWFMCWYGDFVLNNSALWTSILHHPEVITLDKMPKL
- a CDS encoding TonB-dependent receptor, coding for MYRSVICCILFSCIHLGLKGQVIQGIVKDATSGDALIGVSVKLEPLAMGSLTDMEGNFTFSNLPAGIYQLQLTYVGYQPLLISQIELKSGEKKVIEIKLEENQALLKEVIVQGRTDKTSTDALLQDRKLSSVVLQKMGAEEMSLKGIGNVNEGLKKVAGVSIMGDKSLFIRGLGDRYNNATLNGLPIPSTNPDVKLIPLDIFPTAIVKNIEVLKSYHPGSYGDFSGGSIDIVTKDYPDKAFSQLSLSAGYNSLSTGKTFLGKPRAGLDYLGFSRSNRAIPDLVKNSKAYDSYYEDNQDPGFKTPFSPSAYTAPLNTGLTFASGNRYHLKNSKVLGYLLSLNHGNEYVYQPGKSAWFNAQKDAIYDYTTEDYFYKTNTSLLLSVYLKGSSKTSMSLTGLMVNDSRDGIQDNYGENWDLGPVYGRRNTLVQNTLNTVQYSLNHKLNQRWTLSGAWGYTFTKGSIPDRTQIMVESRGGERPQFQFSPNGITDVNRFFADLNDHDMASHLNALWNTSKGEINFGFDVRYKNRKFDARQIDADVKNIRELFSLDELDEILSPKTLGVGSATSWRYKEVPNEQNKYRSSMEIYAPYVSYKLEWLDKWQLLAGLRFESSLQSTDYKLDRDIIEAPYRNASIEGNDLLPSLTLKYQFTEKSHFLVAASKTISRPLFTEAAPFRYNESAGTAQRQGNPQLRNGSNYNLDLRYDVFPHLGELIGISLFGKQLVDPIELVRLNGSEPMFSFVNSDHALVAGAELEFQKNLGNVWQGKTWDAITLGLNVSYLYSQVKFDKEKLSDKGVPFYPTHFKRPLFGASPYLVNTDVIYKLPFKASLAVNFNVFGKRLFIAGAQGTGDIYEMPVPTLNLNYNHTFTANWALKVGVNNLLNPQVKYQQEFETGPVEYMNIQRGITVNTSLTYSF
- a CDS encoding endonuclease/exonuclease/phosphatase family protein, with amino-acid sequence MNKILFVLLLLSAPLLAQKELIVASYNLRMDTPKDGPNAWPNRKEMVKELIKYHEFDIFGTQEGFIHQLNDISELKEYAFTGSGRDDGKQAGEHSAIFYRKKRFKLLDSGDFWLSEDPDKPGKGWDATCCNRIASWGKFKDLKTKKTFYFFNVHFDHQGIVARRESGQLMISKIQEIAGKFPVILTGDFNSLPETDQIKAISGLLKDAYTSSIAPPYGPVGTANSFKLDAPLKNRIDYIFVSGTMEVLKYASLTDHKDQRYPSDHLPIAAKIRF
- a CDS encoding carboxypeptidase-like regulatory domain-containing protein — encoded protein: MKNWLVTFLGILLSGTLFAQKYVDRKVSLQAEREPLRTVLTELEKQGGFYFSYDSKLLKLDSIVSVRANQQTLRSVLHTLFQERFQFKESGEHLVILPTNYEKYINVTGQVLDDTGPVDFVSVYSKDLLLVTLTDESGLYRLKVKEKILPFTLTFSRLGYKDTSILVTNSHPENIRLQAKDYLLQEVRIQHNPIERSFLSRWFVSKKLRIHSRNITHFFVNTPYQLSLFPGVGTQGRMATKSINKVSLNTTGGYTSGTEGVELSGAFNITRGDVRYVQAAGLFNLVEGEMKGGQFSGAYNYVHGGIKGVQAAGIGNQSSGKGAQLSGLFNKANDLKGFQAAGFFNHSTDFAGLQMAGFMNIVSNSLEGVQVAGFYNQTKELRGVQIGMVNRAKRSSGYSIGLLNLIGNGNANFSLGTSEFLVWNASLKTGNKKLYTILTLGKEWKTEHIWPGVGLGRELTIGKQVTSLLEYVHYMSVKEEDPSYHRFQFMLTYPAHFPLQIMAGPSFTLEPDKHTWGAQAGLAWYFRKKS
- a CDS encoding RNA polymerase sigma-70 factor; translated protein: MEKAFETVFKTHYKGLFAYATSILKDGEMAEEVVQNLFVRLWEKNRALEVEGSLSSYLYRAVHNDCLNHLKHLKVRQTYQDYAMERAEHPNTVSEDVEAKELQSQLIKALNELPERCRTIFQLSRFEELKYSEIAERLLLPPKTVENEMGKALRLLRIKLVDFLALVLYILM
- a CDS encoding SMP-30/gluconolactonase/LRE family protein, with the protein product MKKILLFLAMSGTAAYSQNIQLQWSTDSTLLTPESVLATSKVLYVSQVDGAGWDADGKGGIALVDHQGKILNRDWVTGLHAPKGMAIIGNILYVADLKDLVSIELSTGKVLKRLNIEEAKGLNDVSADPSGTLYISDTAGGKIWKVKNDKAEVLLENMKDANGVKWHKNVLYITANNAFLAYNPSTKDVKKICELEKGGDGIEPYKDGFFVTSWLGYLYHVDKNGKRVTLRETHQTNKFKTADIGLLKDILYIPTFFGNTVEAWKIK
- a CDS encoding FecR domain-containing protein, which codes for MENRDEILAKVLVGEATPEEMQLAEAWISDSEENRRYFLELKKIWAATPRSQVSVDEAWNRFQSRVKPAPMKLYRRWFWVAASLILVGGITFWFLNQKEEIYTLETGTEVKTETLSDGSVITLNKLSSISYNHNFGKKRAVNLKGEAFFEVAPDPNKPFVIQANEVVVTVLGTSFNVKTDEQKTEVVVETGKVRVQWKEEYVLLEKGETAVFTTGTLQKTKARNEFHQYFRTGTLVCRETTIEELVEKLKEIYGREIRIENSSVAKRRINTVFKDQSLENILEIISKTLSIRVEDRDEYFVIK
- a CDS encoding glycoside hydrolase family 5 protein translates to MKKSFLFLCLLTTFSAFAQPSRLLAGKGNVYLENGKPAQLRGISFSWSIWGGAKYYNPNVVDHLIDDFKAKVLRVSMAVEPDQGYLKDPELQWTRIIPVVERCLERGVYVIMDWHDHHADKNVETAKEFFEKFSKRYSHSPFIVYEIWNEPERIDWSIIKKYAEEVIPVIRKNDPYNLIVVGSSTWDQDIDIVAKDPLLGFHNIAYSFHFYASEPHHQEPLRKRATEAIESGLPVFVTEWGVGEANGDGAFDLEKNKAWMDWMEKYQLSWANWNVTDKKETTALLLPGAPANGKWRNKHLSPSGKYIREVLRKHAK